From one Bacteroidota bacterium genomic stretch:
- the plsY gene encoding glycerol-3-phosphate 1-O-acyltransferase PlsY has translation MISFSNLSLLIIAYMMGSIPSAVWIGRMFYGIDVREYGSGNAGATNTFRVLGKRAGLPVLILDILKGFFAVKLAFLTGMYYPGTQQFINLELSLGMASLIGHIFPLFAGFRGGKGVATLLGILCAVHIGAALICAGVFIVTLMLSQYVSLSSMMAALTFPISIMFIYHETMPGLNIFSMFVCVLVLITHQKNIERLIRREESKIDFLPRRKMG, from the coding sequence ATGATTAGTTTCAGCAATCTGAGTTTATTGATTATTGCCTACATGATGGGGTCTATTCCCTCAGCCGTTTGGATTGGAAGAATGTTTTATGGAATAGATGTCAGAGAATACGGAAGCGGGAATGCAGGAGCAACCAATACATTTAGGGTTTTGGGTAAAAGAGCGGGATTGCCGGTTCTCATTCTGGATATATTAAAAGGGTTCTTTGCCGTTAAACTCGCCTTCTTAACCGGAATGTATTATCCCGGAACACAACAGTTTATTAATCTGGAATTGAGTTTAGGTATGGCTTCTTTAATTGGTCATATTTTCCCCTTATTCGCCGGTTTCAGAGGTGGAAAGGGAGTAGCCACATTACTGGGGATTTTATGTGCCGTACACATTGGAGCGGCTTTAATTTGTGCCGGAGTTTTTATCGTGACCCTGATGTTAAGTCAATATGTTTCTTTAAGCTCCATGATGGCAGCATTGACTTTTCCTATCTCTATCATGTTCATCTACCATGAAACAATGCCGGGCCTGAATATTTTCTCCATGTTTGTTTGTGTGTTGGTTTTAATAACCCATCAGAAGAATATTGAACGGTTAATTCGCCGGGAAGAAAGTAAAATTGATTTTCTCCCACGAAGAAAAATGGGCTGA